CTACCCGGAGAGCTATCGCGGCTCGCACCGACTGACGCTCAAGCCCGATGGCGCCGTGCGCTGCACCGCCTGCTTCCTGTGCGCGACCGCCTGTCCCGCGAAGTGCATCCACATCGAGGCCGGGCAGCATCCCGATCCGCAGGTCGAGAAGTTCCCGGTCCGCTACGAGATCGACACGCTCCAGTGCATCTACTGCGGCATGTGCGTCGAGGCGTGTCCGTGCGACGCGATCCGCATGGACACCTACGTCCACCCCCGCATCTGGGGCTATCGGCGCGAGGACTTCGTGGAGACGAAGCAGGTGTTGATGCAGCGGTCGGCGGTGGTGATGGAGCGGGGGCACGACGCGCTGATGCTCGATCAGCTGCGCGCGTACCGCGAGGCGGAGGGGCCGGCCACGGAGGCCGAGTGATCGTCTGGGCCCTCTGGAAGCGCGGGCTGCTGCGCCGCGCCGACGCCGAGAAGGCCCGCTTCTTCGCCGGCATGACGCCGGATCGCCTGACGCTCTCACGACGCTATCCGCTCTGGCGTCGGCTCTCGCTCTGGCGCCTGATGCTCTCCCCGACCTACGCCGCGGGCGTGGCCAGGTGGCTCGAGTATCGGATGAACCTCTACGACGGCATCGAAGGGTGACGTGATGGCACGAACGTATTCCGAGATCATGGACGAGGCGCGCCGGCAGGTGCCGGAAGCGTCTCCCGACGACGTGAAGCAGCGCATCGGCGGCAACGGCAACGGGCCGGTGCTGCTCGACGTGCGCGAGAAGGAGGAGTTCCGCCAGGGGTACATCCCCGGCGCGATCTCGATCCCGCGCGGCTTCCTCGAGATGCGTATCGAGGAGACCGTCCCCGACAAGGACACGCCGATCATCGCGTACTGCGCGGGCGGGGTGCGCTCGCTGCTCGCAGGCCGCATCCTGAACGAGCTCGGCTACCGCAACGTCACCTCGATGCGCGGCGGCTTCGGGGCCTGGAAGAACCAGGGCCTGCCGATCCAGGAAGACCGTCAGTTCACCGCCGAGCAGCAGATCCGCTACAGCCGCCACTTCCTTCTCCCGGAGGTCGGCGAGGTCGGGCAGGGCAAGCTGCTCGACGCGAAGGTGCTCTGCATCGGCGCCGGCGGGCTCGGGTCGCCGGTCGCGCTCTACCTCGCCGCCGCCGGCGTCGGCACGATCGGGATCGTCGACATGGATACGGTCGACCTCTCGAATCTCCAGCGCCAGATACTGCACACCAACGACCGCGTCGGCACGCCGAAGGTCGAGTCGGCGCGCAAGACGCTCGAGGCGCTGAATCCCGACGTGAAGGTGGTGGAGTTCCGCGAGCGGCTCTCGTCGGAGAACGCGTTTCGCATCTTCGAGCAGTTCGACATCGTCGTGAACGGCTGCGACAACTTCCCCACGCGCTACCTCGCGAACGACGCCTGTGTGATGCTGCACAAGCCGCTCGTCGACGGTGCCATCTGGCAGTTCGAGGGCCAGGCGACGGTGTACGATCCGCCGAAGGGCCCGTGCTACCGCTGCCTCTTCCCCGAGCCGCCCCCGCCCGGAGCCGTCCCGTCGTGCGCGGAGGCCGGCGTGCTCGGCGTGCTCCCCGGCATCGTCGGCTGCATGCAGGCGCTCGAGGCGATCAAGCTGATCCTCGGCAAGGGCAAGCCGCTCCTCGGCCGCATGATGCACTTCGACACCCTGACCGGCGACGTGCGCATCCTGAAGCTGCGGCGCGATCCCAAGTGCGTCGTCTGCGGCGACGCTCCGACCGTGACGCAGCTGATCGACTACGAGGTGTTCTGCGGCTTCGGCGACGGCGCCGCCGTCTGAGCGGCGGTCAGTCCCCGCGCCGGAAGCAGGCGTACCAGGTTCCCGCGGCCGCGTACTTGCGCTCGAACTTCGTGGTCGGGCGGAGGCGCGGCGGCGGGGTGACGTCGTCGCGCACGAAGCCGGCCTCGACCAGCGCCCCGCACATCGCGGCGTGCAGGGCCGGCAGATCGCTCGCCACG
The genomic region above belongs to bacterium and contains:
- a CDS encoding NADH-quinone oxidoreductase subunit I, producing the protein MQTQRPELSLAERLYVPEVLRGVAVTAGHFVRNLALHVLHVAGIAREQRAAVTTQYPEERKVYPESYRGSHRLTLKPDGAVRCTACFLCATACPAKCIHIEAGQHPDPQVEKFPVRYEIDTLQCIYCGMCVEACPCDAIRMDTYVHPRIWGYRREDFVETKQVLMQRSAVVMERGHDALMLDQLRAYREAEGPATEAE
- the moeB gene encoding molybdopterin-synthase adenylyltransferase MoeB — encoded protein: MARTYSEIMDEARRQVPEASPDDVKQRIGGNGNGPVLLDVREKEEFRQGYIPGAISIPRGFLEMRIEETVPDKDTPIIAYCAGGVRSLLAGRILNELGYRNVTSMRGGFGAWKNQGLPIQEDRQFTAEQQIRYSRHFLLPEVGEVGQGKLLDAKVLCIGAGGLGSPVALYLAAAGVGTIGIVDMDTVDLSNLQRQILHTNDRVGTPKVESARKTLEALNPDVKVVEFRERLSSENAFRIFEQFDIVVNGCDNFPTRYLANDACVMLHKPLVDGAIWQFEGQATVYDPPKGPCYRCLFPEPPPPGAVPSCAEAGVLGVLPGIVGCMQALEAIKLILGKGKPLLGRMMHFDTLTGDVRILKLRRDPKCVVCGDAPTVTQLIDYEVFCGFGDGAAV